The following are from one region of the Deinococcus misasensis DSM 22328 genome:
- a CDS encoding flavin-containing monooxygenase, with amino-acid sequence MLDTLIIGAGQAGLATAYHLQKMGLDFLLLEAGEKPQGSWPTCYESLKLFSPAGFSSLPGFSFPGNKRRHPSRDEVSQYLQDYAQHFQFPIQTSSTVIRIEPQASHFQVVTHTGQTLSSRTVVVASGPFNRPHLPHLPGQEHFKGHILHSSQYQSPHPFKGKRMVVVGAGNSALQIALELSHQASVTLATREKVRFAPQRILGLDFHHFLALMDSIPLGHLLPLGNSRLVLDGGQHQTALKFGQIRHQKMFQHFTEDGVCWENRETEQVDGVIFATGFRPNLPFLEGTPALDAHGQPLHRHGISTTLPGLAFVGLPGQRSMASATLRGVGRDARVVVQHLKSHLRHTQPQPLPL; translated from the coding sequence ATGCTGGACACCCTGATCATTGGCGCAGGACAGGCCGGACTCGCCACGGCTTACCACCTCCAAAAAATGGGACTGGACTTTCTGTTGCTGGAAGCAGGAGAAAAACCCCAGGGCAGTTGGCCCACCTGCTACGAAAGCCTGAAGTTGTTCTCCCCAGCCGGGTTTTCTTCACTCCCAGGGTTCTCCTTTCCAGGAAACAAAAGGCGCCATCCCAGCCGAGATGAGGTGAGTCAGTACCTGCAGGACTACGCCCAGCACTTCCAGTTTCCCATCCAGACCTCCAGCACCGTGATCCGAATTGAGCCCCAAGCAAGCCATTTTCAGGTGGTCACCCACACCGGACAAACCCTGTCCTCTCGCACCGTGGTGGTGGCCAGTGGCCCCTTCAACCGGCCCCACCTGCCCCACCTGCCAGGACAGGAGCACTTCAAAGGCCACATCTTGCACAGCAGCCAGTACCAGAGCCCCCACCCCTTCAAAGGCAAACGGATGGTGGTGGTCGGCGCCGGGAACTCTGCCCTGCAAATCGCCCTGGAACTTTCCCACCAGGCCTCCGTCACCCTGGCCACCCGGGAAAAGGTGCGTTTTGCCCCGCAAAGGATCCTGGGGTTGGATTTTCACCATTTTCTGGCCCTGATGGACTCCATCCCCCTCGGGCACCTCCTGCCGCTCGGGAACAGCCGTCTGGTGTTGGACGGCGGGCAGCACCAGACGGCCCTGAAGTTTGGTCAAATCCGGCACCAAAAAATGTTCCAGCACTTCACCGAAGATGGGGTGTGCTGGGAGAACCGGGAAACCGAACAGGTGGACGGGGTCATTTTCGCCACCGGGTTCCGCCCGAACCTGCCGTTTCTGGAGGGCACACCTGCTCTGGATGCCCACGGTCAGCCCTTGCATCGCCACGGCATCAGCACCACCCTCCCGGGTCTTGCTTTCGTAGGCCTCCCCGGGCAGCGTTCCATGGCTTCCGCCACCCTCCGGGGGGTGGGCCGGGATGCACGGGTGGTCGTTCAGCACCTCAAATCCCACCTCCGGCACACACAGCCCCAGCCCCTTCCGTTATAG
- a CDS encoding ArsR/SmtB family transcription factor: protein MTSWEPLTDLLKALNSETRQRILLELFRDGKERTVNQVAEDMKLGQSTASEHLSQMKRAGILTSRRVGKEVYYRPDREKLLWQLRGLVQLVEECCPPFS, encoded by the coding sequence ATGACAAGCTGGGAACCCCTCACCGACCTGCTCAAAGCCCTGAACAGCGAAACCCGGCAAAGAATCCTGCTGGAACTGTTCCGGGATGGAAAAGAGCGCACGGTCAACCAGGTGGCCGAGGACATGAAGCTCGGCCAGAGCACCGCCAGCGAACACCTCAGCCAGATGAAACGGGCCGGGATCCTCACCTCCAGAAGGGTGGGCAAGGAAGTGTACTACCGTCCTGACCGGGAGAAGTTGCTCTGGCAGTTGCGGGGTCTGGTTCAACTGGTGGAGGAATGTTGTCCTCCCTTTTCTTGA
- a CDS encoding thioredoxin family protein — MNISVLGPGCKNCHTLKDHTQKALQALGRTEQVESITDPVKIAGHGVMRTPALMVNGQVVSMGRVLAPQSIVEILKQHAD, encoded by the coding sequence ATGAACATCTCTGTGCTTGGACCCGGCTGCAAGAACTGCCACACCCTGAAAGACCACACCCAAAAGGCCCTGCAGGCCCTGGGAAGAACCGAACAGGTGGAGTCGATCACCGATCCTGTGAAGATCGCCGGGCATGGGGTGATGCGCACCCCGGCGTTGATGGTGAATGGACAGGTGGTGTCCATGGGGCGGGTGCTGGCCCCGCAAAGCATCGTGGAGATTCTCAAGCAGCATGCCGATTGA
- a CDS encoding permease, which translates to MQNTKARNTSHDPFPWALTLTGLTVWTLLYRSLLPFWDQVIYGVLHQSENTPLGRGVHFFFYDTSKILLLLTGMIFTVSVIRSFFTIEKTRLVLGGKRQGTGNLLAALLGVLTPFCSCSAVPVFIGFVSSGIPLGVTLSFLIASPMVNEVAVVMLYGMFGMNTALLYVLMGLTLAMLAGWVLGKMRLERHIEGFVLQAQLGKLLEEEKPSWKERYELAASETGSMVIKILPYLLIGIGLGAALHGWVPADLIVRYAGNESFSSVLMAVLIGVPLYSNAAGILPLIEVLYHKGLPMGTLLSFMMAVVALSLPELVLLRRVLKPPLLFAFVLVVTGGILITGLIFNALL; encoded by the coding sequence ATGCAAAACACCAAAGCACGCAACACATCACATGACCCTTTCCCGTGGGCCCTCACCCTCACGGGCCTGACCGTGTGGACTTTGCTGTACCGCAGTCTGTTGCCGTTCTGGGATCAGGTGATTTACGGGGTGCTCCACCAGAGCGAAAACACCCCGCTGGGCCGTGGCGTGCACTTCTTCTTCTACGACACCAGCAAAATCCTCCTGCTGCTCACCGGCATGATTTTCACGGTCAGTGTGATCCGCTCCTTTTTCACCATCGAAAAGACCCGCTTGGTGCTGGGCGGAAAACGACAGGGCACCGGGAACCTGCTTGCCGCCCTGCTCGGGGTGCTCACCCCCTTCTGCTCTTGCAGCGCCGTCCCGGTGTTCATCGGTTTCGTCTCCAGCGGCATCCCGCTGGGGGTGACCCTCAGTTTCCTGATTGCCAGCCCGATGGTCAACGAGGTTGCTGTGGTGATGCTGTACGGCATGTTCGGAATGAACACCGCACTCCTTTACGTGCTGATGGGCCTCACCCTCGCCATGCTGGCCGGATGGGTGCTCGGCAAGATGAGATTGGAGAGGCACATTGAAGGTTTTGTGCTGCAAGCCCAACTGGGAAAGCTCCTCGAAGAGGAAAAACCCAGCTGGAAGGAACGGTACGAACTTGCCGCCAGTGAAACAGGCAGCATGGTCATAAAGATTTTGCCCTACTTGCTCATCGGCATTGGGCTGGGTGCCGCACTGCACGGCTGGGTGCCCGCAGATTTGATTGTTCGGTACGCAGGGAATGAATCCTTCTCAAGTGTTCTGATGGCCGTCCTGATCGGGGTTCCCCTGTACAGCAACGCCGCAGGCATCCTGCCGCTGATTGAAGTGCTGTACCACAAAGGCCTGCCGATGGGCACCCTGCTCAGCTTCATGATGGCGGTGGTCGCCCTGTCCCTTCCGGAACTGGTGCTGCTCAGGCGGGTCCTGAAACCCCCCTTGCTCTTTGCCTTCGTGCTGGTGGTCACTGGCGGCATCCTGATCACCGGCTTGATCTTCAACGCCCTGCTGTAA
- a CDS encoding ArsR/SmtB family transcription factor — protein MVEATHIEVLQQDLKILSDENRLKILQHLQEGGTCCVCQLQAHLHLPLNLLSHHLKVLKDGGFVTSQKRGRWVDYTLNPERIQHTTHLLATLGGNTPGGAHAKHQSTQHIT, from the coding sequence ATGGTTGAAGCAACGCACATTGAAGTCCTCCAGCAGGACCTCAAAATCCTCAGCGACGAAAACCGCCTGAAGATCCTCCAGCACCTCCAAGAAGGAGGCACCTGCTGCGTGTGCCAGTTGCAAGCCCACCTCCACCTTCCGCTCAACCTCCTCTCCCACCACCTCAAAGTCCTCAAAGACGGCGGTTTCGTCACCAGCCAAAAAAGAGGCCGCTGGGTGGATTACACCCTGAACCCCGAACGCATCCAGCACACCACACACCTGCTGGCCACGCTGGGAGGAAACACACCGGGAGGTGCCCATGCAAAACACCAAAGCACGCAACACATCACATGA
- a CDS encoding PDDEXK nuclease domain-containing protein, with the protein MFREPMNLEFLALSEQASERELERGLIERLKDFMLELGVGFAFVGSQHHLEVKRNF; encoded by the coding sequence GTGTTCAGGGAACCCATGAATCTGGAATTCCTGGCCCTGTCCGAACAGGCCTCTGAGCGGGAACTGGAGCGGGGTTTGATTGAACGCCTGAAGGACTTCATGCTGGAACTCGGGGTGGGCTTTGCTTTTGTGGGTAGCCAGCACCACCTGGAGGTGAAGCGGAACTTCTAA
- a CDS encoding SRPBCC family protein encodes MTPQPQTTDPTHPFFLQRTLNFPRALVFQAFTQPEHLLHWWGPKGSSIEVVRLDLHKQGMFLYSMEQGGQKMYGRFVYQDIKAPERLSYTSAFSDENGNAIRAPFHPSWPLEILNILTFEEQDGKTLLTLRGGPVNATPEETQTYVGFMANLQQGMGGTLDQLEAYLAGL; translated from the coding sequence ATGACCCCACAACCCCAGACGACTGACCCCACACACCCCTTCTTTCTGCAGCGCACCCTCAACTTCCCCAGAGCTTTGGTGTTTCAGGCATTCACCCAACCCGAGCATTTGTTGCACTGGTGGGGGCCCAAAGGATCATCCATTGAGGTGGTGCGTCTGGATTTGCACAAGCAGGGCATGTTCCTTTACAGCATGGAACAGGGCGGACAGAAGATGTATGGACGGTTTGTGTATCAGGACATAAAGGCACCTGAACGGCTGTCCTACACCAGTGCTTTCTCTGATGAAAACGGCAATGCCATCCGTGCCCCCTTCCATCCGTCTTGGCCTCTGGAAATCCTCAACATCCTGACTTTTGAAGAGCAGGACGGCAAGACCCTGCTGACCTTGCGTGGAGGACCTGTGAACGCCACACCTGAAGAAACCCAAACGTATGTTGGATTCATGGCCAATCTGCAGCAGGGCATGGGAGGAACCCTGGATCAGCTTGAAGCTTACCTTGCTGGTCTGTGA
- a CDS encoding ArsR/SmtB family transcription factor, with product MITQDSLSTTLSALSDPVRHAILMRLAEGEATVNELARPFDISLPAISRHLKVLEHAGLISRGREAQSRPCKLETEKLREVSDWVGQYRCFWEENLDRLENHLRNLQQKETTHDPTTPDD from the coding sequence GTGATCACGCAGGATTCCCTCAGCACCACCCTGTCTGCCCTGTCCGATCCAGTGCGTCACGCCATCCTGATGCGGCTTGCCGAAGGAGAAGCCACAGTCAACGAATTGGCCAGGCCCTTCGACATTTCACTCCCAGCCATCTCCAGACACCTCAAAGTGCTGGAGCATGCCGGTCTGATTTCACGGGGCAGAGAGGCCCAATCGCGACCCTGCAAACTGGAGACAGAAAAACTCAGGGAAGTCTCCGATTGGGTCGGCCAGTACCGCTGCTTCTGGGAAGAGAACCTCGACCGACTCGAAAATCACCTGAGGAACTTGCAACAAAAGGAGACAACACATGACCCCACAACCCCAGACGACTGA
- a CDS encoding transposase: MKKSCFTEQQILDNLQEAQKGETSVVGLCRQHSIHQAAFYLG; this comes from the coding sequence ATGAAAAAGTCCTGTTTTACCGAACAACAGATCCTGGACAACCTGCAAGAGGCCCAAAAGGGTGAGACCTCAGTGGTTGGCCTGTGTCGCCAGCATAGCATTCACCAGGCTGCCTTCTATTTAGGTTAA
- a CDS encoding barstar family protein → MNMLLSTLQEFHLFSRLFLTERTMQLSPDEAVQCLNAPLPLHHGAALETRGLLDWTRGEHDIKVHIALTPQGLVFQDGCMPFRSTTDPEVKLVGPMLQLRFNKGGMYLEYASPDHTTLEQLKAEWEHQNLLFSDSSTWTQILQWSIEVPDSKTLEKLWMEVWQQPELHGYVPQGHLDWGWQDDWFEATGESWAWRGKTDVDRGLAWVLGHVVECVQWMEPAGDGYRFCLALPLDCLSKVFPCVPQPSVNLVFWMERFAVLTSKVHATHWCGVEVTSWKQRKEFNLDAALWEESTCHTQLLRDCIRFTDDFSLVRQATHVVIDETIQDWRGLFDAYGKWIYMEKWRHLNPIFEDSTYFGSNFDAFWDCLTSIPQAVGTHLQILHRGLPEVETAELAIYMGVLLDFVKRERQHPTTILEVTFTPDLQEKVERALVELEKTRAWRRFNGWRTTDDC, encoded by the coding sequence ATGAATATGCTTCTGAGCACCCTGCAAGAATTTCACCTTTTCAGTCGGTTGTTTCTGACTGAGCGCACCATGCAACTGTCACCTGATGAAGCGGTGCAATGCCTGAACGCTCCATTGCCCCTCCACCATGGTGCCGCTCTGGAAACCCGAGGTCTGCTGGACTGGACCCGTGGTGAACATGACATCAAGGTCCATATTGCCCTCACTCCACAAGGACTGGTGTTTCAGGATGGCTGTATGCCGTTCAGGTCCACCACTGATCCAGAGGTGAAATTGGTGGGTCCCATGCTGCAACTGCGTTTCAACAAGGGAGGCATGTATCTTGAATACGCATCACCAGACCACACCACCCTGGAGCAGCTGAAAGCAGAATGGGAACACCAGAACCTTCTATTTTCGGATTCCTCGACCTGGACCCAGATATTGCAGTGGTCCATCGAGGTGCCAGACTCCAAAACCCTAGAGAAACTTTGGATGGAAGTCTGGCAGCAGCCAGAGCTTCATGGGTATGTTCCTCAGGGACACCTGGATTGGGGTTGGCAGGATGACTGGTTTGAGGCCACAGGGGAGTCTTGGGCCTGGAGGGGGAAAACCGATGTGGATCGGGGGCTGGCCTGGGTCCTGGGACATGTTGTGGAGTGTGTCCAGTGGATGGAGCCCGCAGGGGACGGTTACCGTTTTTGCTTGGCCTTGCCCCTGGACTGTTTGAGTAAAGTGTTTCCATGTGTGCCCCAGCCCAGCGTAAACCTTGTTTTCTGGATGGAACGCTTTGCCGTGCTCACCAGCAAAGTTCATGCCACCCACTGGTGTGGTGTAGAGGTGACCTCTTGGAAGCAACGCAAGGAATTCAATCTGGATGCAGCTCTTTGGGAGGAAAGCACATGCCACACCCAGTTGCTGAGGGATTGCATCAGGTTCACAGATGATTTTTCCCTTGTACGGCAGGCAACCCATGTGGTCATTGATGAAACCATACAGGATTGGCGAGGGCTTTTTGATGCGTATGGAAAGTGGATTTACATGGAAAAGTGGAGGCACCTCAATCCCATCTTCGAGGATTCAACGTATTTTGGGAGCAACTTTGATGCCTTCTGGGATTGCCTCACCAGCATCCCGCAGGCGGTGGGCACCCACTTGCAGATCCTTCACCGGGGCTTGCCTGAAGTGGAAACAGCAGAGCTGGCCATTTATATGGGAGTCCTGCTGGATTTCGTCAAAAGGGAGCGTCAACACCCGACCACAATTCTGGAAGTGACCTTCACACCTGACTTGCAAGAGAAGGTAGAAAGAGCGCTGGTCGAACTGGAGAAAACACGGGCCTGGAGACGATTCAATGGATGGAGGACCACGGATGATTGCTGA
- a CDS encoding HEAT repeat domain-containing protein → MRRKPPTLPSLATKVQDWRHQLWHLPEEESQVRLAEKLEWTALGSRKAAGLLVPVFVEALSHPAVLVRQGASRMLAALGEQTGDLHGVLWEQLKQDDVYLKGCALMALGRSGAQHLVPSVVQVLHEDHRWSVYAALQAMRVLTVAPGPFLKRLQELFQHPERADVGVFPLGPRENATTRGTVRRMLLVALTELPTTFQVLLPEVLDCARFPEELYWVSEVLLHWRVDPNAVRQDVLKHLHGGDEKARRAALHALVDLRLTVNEESKHLLLDWAARSTHLDQTVLACALWWCAGERQQSIQMAIDLFEQGLQRSRGWPFRYHKVLELLWDLGELSPERLERLMDHMQKMHQDRGRPDGPMLLFLLNKMGNTAMILSEVKKLLETGDQLYWAIQCLKELGTDAKPLLEVLQIMLEKDEPLIHDARQVIPMLRLWEEVWVRSELAGLVKGLQVEQE, encoded by the coding sequence ATGAGACGAAAACCGCCCACTCTCCCAAGTCTGGCCACGAAAGTGCAAGATTGGCGACATCAACTGTGGCATCTACCAGAGGAAGAAAGTCAGGTGAGGCTCGCAGAGAAACTGGAATGGACTGCCCTGGGTAGCCGCAAAGCTGCTGGCCTTCTGGTCCCAGTTTTTGTGGAAGCCCTCTCCCATCCAGCTGTGCTGGTCAGACAAGGTGCAAGCAGGATGCTGGCAGCACTGGGGGAACAGACAGGAGACCTTCATGGTGTCCTCTGGGAGCAGTTGAAACAAGACGACGTTTACTTGAAGGGCTGCGCACTGATGGCCCTGGGCAGGTCAGGTGCACAGCATTTGGTGCCCAGTGTGGTACAGGTGCTTCACGAAGACCACCGGTGGAGTGTTTATGCTGCACTGCAGGCCATGAGGGTTCTCACTGTTGCTCCAGGGCCTTTTCTGAAAAGGTTGCAGGAATTGTTTCAGCATCCAGAACGGGCAGATGTTGGCGTGTTCCCTCTGGGACCCCGGGAGAACGCCACCACCCGAGGAACGGTCCGGCGCATGTTGCTGGTGGCCCTGACGGAACTGCCTACAACGTTTCAGGTGTTGCTGCCAGAAGTGCTGGACTGTGCCCGATTTCCGGAAGAACTGTACTGGGTGAGTGAGGTGCTGCTTCACTGGAGGGTCGATCCCAACGCAGTGCGGCAAGATGTTCTGAAGCACCTGCACGGTGGGGATGAAAAAGCCCGGAGGGCTGCCCTGCATGCCCTGGTGGACCTCAGGTTGACCGTAAACGAGGAATCAAAACATCTGTTGCTGGACTGGGCTGCACGGAGCACCCATCTTGATCAGACGGTGCTGGCATGTGCTCTGTGGTGGTGCGCTGGAGAACGACAGCAAAGCATCCAGATGGCCATCGACCTGTTTGAGCAGGGCTTGCAGCGGTCACGGGGATGGCCTTTTCGGTACCACAAGGTGCTTGAATTGCTCTGGGACCTCGGTGAACTCTCTCCAGAAAGGCTAGAGCGCCTGATGGACCACATGCAAAAAATGCATCAGGATAGGGGTCGCCCGGATGGGCCCATGTTGCTCTTCCTGCTGAACAAGATGGGGAACACAGCCATGATCCTCTCTGAGGTGAAAAAACTCCTGGAAACCGGCGACCAGCTGTACTGGGCCATTCAGTGCTTGAAAGAATTGGGCACGGATGCAAAACCCTTGCTGGAGGTGCTGCAAATCATGCTGGAAAAAGATGAGCCACTCATCCATGATGCCAGACAGGTGATCCCCATGCTGCGCCTCTGGGAAGAGGTATGGGTGCGTTCTGAATTGGCTGGGCTGGTGAAAGGTTTACAGGTGGAGCAGGAGTGA